From Virgibacillus ihumii, the proteins below share one genomic window:
- the cwlD gene encoding N-acetylmuramoyl-L-alanine amidase CwlD, whose protein sequence is MGRFKKVFLWGVGFIILAFLIQYPINKVDSTWKAWTLPLAGKTIVLDPGHGGPDGGAVGKDETLEKDIALAIAKKTRDFLQQAGALVYLTRENDRDLAREDTAGLSRRKSEDIRNRLEFIKEKDADFFLTIHLNALSSTKWSGAQTFYFPRYDKSRHLAKMIQAEIIRNLENTDREALPIKGVYLLKHAEIPGALVEAGFLSNEHEREHLKKDDYQRKMAGSIYQGILKYVTEEPAEDDRN, encoded by the coding sequence ATGGGGTGTTGGTTTTATCATTTTAGCTTTTCTTATTCAATATCCGATAAATAAGGTCGATTCCACATGGAAAGCGTGGACATTGCCACTGGCGGGAAAAACAATTGTGCTTGATCCCGGGCATGGCGGTCCGGATGGCGGAGCGGTCGGCAAAGACGAGACACTTGAAAAGGATATTGCGCTTGCAATTGCGAAAAAAACGCGGGATTTTTTACAGCAGGCAGGGGCTCTCGTCTATTTAACCAGGGAGAATGACAGAGATCTGGCAAGAGAAGATACGGCAGGGCTGTCACGGAGAAAATCGGAGGACATCCGCAACCGGCTGGAATTTATTAAGGAGAAAGATGCGGACTTTTTTCTGACTATCCATTTAAATGCTTTATCGTCAACCAAATGGAGTGGTGCACAAACTTTTTATTTCCCGAGGTATGACAAAAGCAGGCACCTTGCTAAAATGATTCAGGCTGAAATCATTCGTAACTTGGAAAACACTGACAGAGAGGCACTGCCAATTAAGGGGGTATACTTGCTTAAACATGCGGAAATTCCAGGTGCATTGGTCGAGGCCGGGTTTCTTTCGAATGAACATGAGCGGGAACACCTGAAAAAAGATGATTATCAGCGGAAAATGGCCGGAAGTATTTATCAGGGAATTTTGAAGTATGTAACCGAAGAGCCTGCGGAAGATGACCGAAACTGA